In the Sporolituus thermophilus DSM 23256 genome, CAGTTCGTCGATAATGATAACGATAAGCGGCAATTTCCCCTCTGAATTGAGGTCATTGTACCGGCTGATATCTCTGACCCCTGCTGCTGCGAATAAGGCATAGCGCCGCTCCATTTCTTGCACTGCCCACCGCAGGGCAGAAGCAGCTTTTTTCGCATCAGTAACAACTGGGGTTAACAGGTGGGGAATGCCATTGTAATTAGACAGTTCCACCACTTTGGGGTCTATTAGGACAAACTTTACTTCATTCGGCAATGATTTAAACAATATGCTGGTAATCAGTGTATTAACGCAAACACTTTTGCCCGATCCGGTCGCCCCTGCTACCAGGACATGGGGCATTTTGGCCAAATCAGCTACAATGGGCAAGCCGGCGATATCCTTTCCCAAGGCCACTGTCAACTTAGAGGAAGCCCGTTGAAATTCCTCACTTTCTAAAACTTCCCGTAACGAAACACTTGCTATATCCTTATTTGGCACCTCGATACCGATAGCGGCTTTACCGGGAATAGGCGCCTCAATACGGACCCCCGGAGCAGCCAACTTAAGGGCAATATCATCGGACAGATTGACGATACGGCTGACCTTAACGCCTGGTGCCGGTTCCAACTCGTAACGTGTAACCGCCGGTCCCTGGGAAGTATTAATGACTTTGGCGGAAACGCCGAAACTGGCCAACGTCTCTTCGAGCAGACGAGCATTGTCGGCAATATCCTTCGTGGTTTTACTCGATCGGGATTTGGCAGGTTTTTTTAGTAGCGACAAAGGAGGCAATATATAAGGAGTATTGCCTCCTTTGTCTTGCGTTCCTTCACCATGGGGCTCCGCTTTCAGTACACGTTCAGCCTGTGAGGTTGTTGTTTCATTTGGTTCTGTCCTGGCTAAAAAATGTTCCCGCTCCTGATCATAGAACTTAGAAGTTGCCGGTTTTTCCTCTTGCTCTTCTTCAAGAGACACCGCGGTTTCGTAACTACCGGCAATGGCTTCACGTATAGCAGTTAAACCCTGTACCGTCTTTTCCTTGACAAATTGAAGAACTTGCGCGAGGGAATAGTCGGAAATCATAACAAGAGCGGAAAGTACCGTTGCCAATAAGACGATTACAGCCCCGTCGATACCGAATAACTTGCGTAAGATAAACAGAACCATGCCACCGACAAGCCCGCCACCGGGAACAAGGCTTTCCGGCAGTATCTCCATGCCAGGAGCAATCTTAATGTGGTGCCAAATAGCCAGCGCCTGTACATACAGCAGCATTAGTCCGAAAAACTTTACTGAGTAAACGATTTCACGCCGGGTCCAAATATACCGGGACCCGATTGCCGCCAGTAAAAAAGGAATGACTACAGCCCCCACACCGAAACCGTGTTGTAATAGCCTTGTAATAAAGGAGC is a window encoding:
- a CDS encoding FtsK/SpoIIIE family DNA translocase, with translation MAKLVPELTPELKYELLGICFITIAIIALIGLLGLNTGPVGSFITRLLQHGFGVGAVVIPFLLAAIGSRYIWTRREIVYSVKFFGLMLLYVQALAIWHHIKIAPGMEILPESLVPGGGLVGGMVLFILRKLFGIDGAVIVLLATVLSALVMISDYSLAQVLQFVKEKTVQGLTAIREAIAGSYETAVSLEEEQEEKPATSKFYDQEREHFLARTEPNETTTSQAERVLKAEPHGEGTQDKGGNTPYILPPLSLLKKPAKSRSSKTTKDIADNARLLEETLASFGVSAKVINTSQGPAVTRYELEPAPGVKVSRIVNLSDDIALKLAAPGVRIEAPIPGKAAIGIEVPNKDIASVSLREVLESEEFQRASSKLTVALGKDIAGLPIVADLAKMPHVLVAGATGSGKSVCVNTLITSILFKSLPNEVKFVLIDPKVVELSNYNGIPHLLTPVVTDAKKAASALRWAVQEMERRYALFAAAGVRDISRYNDLNSEGKLPLIVIIIDELADLMMVAPVDVEDAICRLAQMARAAGLHLVLATQRPSVDVITGIIKANIPSRISFAVSSQVDSRTILDMAGAEKLLGKGDMLFYPVGAPKPLRVQGAFISDSEVEELVSYIKKQAEPEYTEGVTTAGDVQDKDEREKYQDELLEDAIRMVLETGQASASMLQRKFRIGYTRAARLIDTMEEMKIVGPNLGSKPREILMTSDQVYARYFKQE